The Gemmata palustris genome includes a region encoding these proteins:
- a CDS encoding PHP domain-containing protein, whose protein sequence is MYAARPLAVLALTGSLFAAALAFQNTPPAPVPHALPDPSPLTTAPPQYWRGNLHTHTLWSDGDDFPEMVVDWYKQHGYHFLALTDHNVIAEGTKWVDADANATRKTAVTKYARRFGERWLETRTVKDKAQVRLKPLAEFRSLFEEPGKFLLVPAEEITHAYAKRPVHINGINLREPIKPLDGKDAVETVRVNLRQVNEQRTKTSRVMIAFLNHPNFGWGVRAEEMLLADELRYFEVFNGHPGVRNYGDERHASCERVWDITLALRLGKHNLPVVYGLATDDSHGYHEYGVGRVNPGRGWVMVKAPFLTAETVVKGLEAGDFYASTGVVLNEITRAGDTLKLAIRTEPGVTYKTEFVATLKGTDLTGTPKVFKDKDGKETPVTGDYSPDIGKVVARSTDANPTYTLTGKELYVRAKVTSSKPHPNPYAKGDVEVAWTQPVVPDPKPQP, encoded by the coding sequence ATGTACGCTGCCCGCCCGCTCGCGGTCCTCGCATTAACCGGAAGTCTGTTCGCCGCCGCGCTCGCGTTCCAGAACACGCCTCCCGCGCCCGTGCCGCACGCCCTGCCCGATCCGTCGCCGCTCACCACCGCGCCGCCGCAATACTGGCGCGGGAACCTGCACACGCACACGCTCTGGAGCGACGGCGACGATTTCCCCGAAATGGTCGTTGACTGGTACAAGCAGCACGGGTACCACTTCCTCGCGCTCACCGACCACAACGTGATCGCCGAGGGCACGAAGTGGGTGGACGCCGACGCCAACGCCACCCGCAAAACCGCCGTGACGAAGTACGCCCGGCGGTTCGGCGAGCGGTGGCTCGAAACGCGCACGGTGAAGGATAAGGCGCAAGTGCGCTTGAAGCCCCTCGCAGAATTTCGTTCGCTCTTCGAGGAGCCGGGCAAGTTCCTGCTCGTGCCCGCGGAGGAGATCACGCACGCCTACGCGAAGCGCCCGGTCCACATCAACGGCATCAACCTGCGCGAGCCGATCAAGCCCCTCGACGGCAAGGACGCGGTCGAAACGGTCCGCGTGAACTTGCGCCAGGTGAACGAGCAGCGCACGAAAACGAGCCGCGTGATGATCGCGTTCCTGAACCACCCGAACTTCGGCTGGGGCGTGCGCGCCGAGGAGATGCTGCTCGCGGACGAGCTGCGCTACTTCGAGGTGTTCAACGGGCACCCGGGCGTGCGGAACTACGGCGACGAGCGGCACGCGAGCTGCGAGCGCGTGTGGGACATCACGCTCGCGCTGCGCCTGGGCAAGCACAACCTGCCGGTCGTGTACGGCCTCGCCACCGACGACTCGCACGGGTACCACGAGTACGGCGTGGGCCGGGTGAACCCGGGGCGCGGGTGGGTGATGGTGAAGGCCCCGTTCCTCACCGCGGAGACCGTCGTGAAGGGGCTGGAGGCGGGGGACTTCTACGCGAGCACCGGCGTGGTCCTGAACGAGATCACGCGCGCCGGCGACACCCTGAAACTGGCGATCCGAACCGAACCGGGCGTCACGTACAAAACAGAATTCGTCGCCACGCTGAAGGGCACCGATCTGACCGGCACCCCGAAGGTGTTCAAGGACAAGGACGGCAAGGAGACCCCGGTGACGGGCGACTACTCGCCGGACATCGGCAAGGTGGTGGCACGATCCACCGACGCGAACCCGACGTACACGCTGACGGGCAAGGAGCTGTACGTCCGCGCGAAGGTGACGAGCAGCAAGCCGCACCCGAACCCCTACGCGAAGGGCGACGTCGAGGTCGCCTGGACGCAGCCCGTCGTCCCGGACCCGAAGCCCCAGCCGTGA
- a CDS encoding sigma-70 family RNA polymerase sigma factor has translation MDVLLPLLRFAEPPVPDAELLDRFGRARDESAFAELVRRHGPVVYRVCRRLVGTASADDAFQATFLVLATRLSAARASGALGGWLAGVAGRVARQMRRGAWRRSRYERAAAQTRGGSWNERAADLADQFRVLDEELTRLPDALRGPVVLCLLQGHTQEQAAAELGRDVRTVRRRLDRAKITLRERLERRGVVPAVAASLVAGVGEVSAVVPPDLGSRTVALVLDFLTGGSAAAGSLPVVLAKGLTTAMFAQKVFAYGAVAAVVGLVGLGVVLAGAGASPGPAPAPTPGTEAPAPAQPPVAAAPAPVDEAEARAVAFVEGLGGTVTRDEKAPGKPVVGVDLQSTKARNADLKELVPLKSLATLDLGYTRVTNTGLKELAALKSLTALKLTGLSVTDTGMKALAALKNLTALDLGGTTVTDAGLKELVPLTNLVELHLSSKVTDAGVKELAAFKNLTRLSLRYAPVTDAALKGAAALTNLTELNASSTRVTDAGVKELAALTNLTVLTLHGTGVTDAGVKALAGLKKLKELHLGTTKVTDACLKDVAALTDLTWLTLDHTGVGNAGTKELRALTNLKLLSLGYTQVTDAGLKDVAALTNLTVLDLSNLRLTDTGVRELAALTKLTDLSLRNASVTGDGIKELRALTNLTRLMIGSDSMTDAGAKELAALTSLTWLELYGPKVTDAGFNELGALKNLTALHLNNTHISDAGLKGIVTLPKLAQLYLGYSGVTDAGLGELAALKGLTELDLSHTQVTDVGLQELEALPDLKRLNLTFVRGVSAEGVADLQKTLPKCRIAYQPVR, from the coding sequence ATGGACGTGCTGCTGCCGCTGTTGCGCTTCGCCGAACCTCCCGTTCCCGACGCCGAGTTGCTCGACCGGTTCGGCCGCGCGCGCGACGAGTCGGCTTTCGCGGAACTGGTGCGGCGCCACGGCCCGGTCGTGTACCGGGTCTGCCGGCGCCTGGTGGGGACGGCGAGCGCCGACGATGCGTTCCAGGCCACGTTCCTGGTTCTCGCCACGCGGCTCAGCGCAGCGCGGGCGTCCGGCGCGCTGGGCGGGTGGCTCGCGGGGGTGGCCGGTCGGGTCGCGCGCCAGATGCGACGCGGGGCGTGGCGCCGATCACGGTACGAGCGCGCCGCGGCACAAACACGCGGGGGCTCGTGGAACGAACGGGCGGCGGATCTTGCGGACCAGTTCCGGGTGCTCGACGAGGAACTGACGCGATTGCCGGACGCGCTGCGCGGGCCGGTGGTGCTGTGCCTGCTTCAGGGCCACACGCAGGAACAAGCCGCCGCGGAACTCGGGCGCGACGTGCGCACGGTGCGCCGGCGGTTGGATCGCGCGAAAATTACGCTGCGCGAGCGCCTGGAGCGCCGGGGCGTGGTTCCCGCGGTGGCGGCTTCGCTCGTCGCGGGGGTGGGAGAGGTGAGTGCGGTGGTTCCGCCCGACCTGGGTTCGCGCACGGTCGCGCTCGTGCTCGACTTCCTCACCGGCGGCTCGGCCGCAGCCGGTTCGCTCCCGGTGGTGCTCGCGAAGGGATTGACGACCGCCATGTTTGCGCAGAAGGTGTTCGCCTACGGCGCGGTGGCGGCGGTTGTCGGGCTAGTAGGTCTCGGCGTCGTGCTGGCGGGCGCGGGCGCGTCCCCCGGACCGGCGCCGGCGCCCACGCCGGGCACAGAGGCCCCCGCGCCGGCCCAGCCACCCGTGGCCGCGGCCCCCGCGCCGGTCGATGAGGCCGAAGCGCGCGCGGTCGCGTTCGTGGAGGGGTTGGGCGGAACGGTCACCCGGGACGAGAAGGCACCCGGCAAGCCGGTCGTGGGCGTGGACCTCCAATCGACGAAGGCGCGGAACGCGGACCTGAAGGAACTGGTGCCGCTCAAGAGCCTGGCCACACTCGATCTCGGCTACACGCGGGTGACGAACACGGGCCTGAAGGAACTGGCGGCGCTCAAGAGCCTCACCGCGCTGAAGCTCACGGGGCTCAGCGTCACGGACACGGGAATGAAGGCGCTGGCGGCGCTCAAGAACCTCACCGCGCTCGATTTGGGCGGCACGACAGTGACGGACGCGGGCCTGAAGGAGTTGGTTCCGCTCACGAACCTCGTCGAGCTTCACCTGAGTTCCAAAGTGACGGACGCGGGGGTGAAGGAACTGGCGGCGTTCAAGAACCTGACCCGGCTCTCGCTGAGGTACGCGCCGGTGACGGATGCGGCTCTGAAGGGCGCGGCCGCTCTCACCAACCTCACCGAACTGAACGCGAGCAGCACGCGGGTGACGGACGCGGGGGTGAAAGAACTGGCCGCGCTCACGAACCTCACCGTCCTGACCTTGCACGGCACGGGCGTGACGGATGCGGGGGTGAAGGCGCTCGCCGGGCTGAAGAAGCTGAAAGAGTTGCACCTGGGTACCACGAAGGTTACGGATGCGTGTTTGAAGGACGTGGCCGCACTCACCGACCTCACCTGGCTCACCCTGGATCACACCGGGGTGGGGAACGCGGGCACGAAAGAACTGCGCGCGCTCACGAACCTGAAATTGCTCAGCCTGGGCTACACGCAGGTGACGGACGCGGGCCTGAAGGACGTGGCCGCGCTCACCAACCTCACCGTACTCGACCTCAGCAATTTGCGGCTGACGGACACCGGGGTGAGGGAACTGGCCGCGCTCACGAAACTCACCGACCTGAGCCTGCGCAACGCGAGCGTGACCGGGGACGGGATCAAAGAGTTGCGTGCCCTCACGAACCTCACGCGACTCATGATCGGCAGCGATTCGATGACGGACGCGGGGGCGAAGGAACTGGCCGCGCTCACGAGCCTCACCTGGCTCGAACTGTACGGCCCGAAAGTAACGGACGCGGGCTTCAACGAACTGGGCGCGCTGAAGAACTTGACCGCGCTCCACCTGAACAACACACATATCTCGGACGCGGGGCTCAAGGGGATCGTCACGCTTCCCAAACTGGCCCAACTCTACCTGGGCTACTCGGGGGTAACGGACGCGGGGTTGGGCGAGTTGGCCGCCCTCAAGGGCCTCACCGAACTCGACCTGAGCCACACGCAGGTCACGGACGTGGGCCTGCAAGAACTGGAAGCGCTTCCGGACCTCAAGCGCCTGAACCTGACCTTCGTGCGGGGCGTGAGCGCCGAGGGCGTCGCGGACCTTCAGAAGACGCTACCGAAGTGCCGGATCGCATACCAGCCCGTGCGGTAA
- a CDS encoding NAD-dependent epimerase/dehydratase family protein: MSAPPPPFWTGTPVCVLGGNGFLGRHIVGALLRAGARVRTLSLPGPALGDAHPNLDAHTGDVTDPAAARAAVEGARVVFLAAGPVGAGGKVARGMGTHPDALASVLGVLPGDARLVLTSSIVAVGAGRGEVRTEDSPFPNARLRVNYVHAKRAAEESALVAAKQRDVLVVNPGYLFGPDDPGPSVMGDLCVRFWRGNVAFALPGGINAVDVRDVAAGHLLAAERGASGRRYILGGENVRFTHLFAALARAGGMQRAFLRSFKPALPRSAWWAMAALAELGSRVSGKDPRPSFEFVRMFQRCWFVSSARAEAELGYRARPLSETLADAFAWHAARTRVAPRGLNKLWLRRS, encoded by the coding sequence ATGAGCGCGCCACCGCCCCCATTCTGGACGGGCACCCCGGTGTGCGTGCTCGGCGGGAACGGGTTCCTCGGGCGCCACATCGTCGGCGCGCTCCTGCGTGCCGGCGCCCGGGTCCGCACGCTCTCGCTACCCGGCCCGGCGCTCGGCGACGCGCACCCGAACCTCGACGCACACACCGGCGACGTCACCGACCCCGCGGCCGCGCGCGCGGCCGTCGAAGGGGCGCGCGTCGTGTTCCTGGCCGCGGGGCCGGTCGGCGCTGGGGGGAAGGTCGCGCGCGGAATGGGCACGCACCCGGACGCGCTCGCCAGTGTACTCGGCGTACTCCCCGGCGACGCGCGGCTCGTGCTCACGTCGAGCATCGTGGCCGTCGGGGCCGGGCGCGGCGAAGTGCGCACGGAGGATTCGCCGTTCCCGAACGCGAGGTTGCGCGTCAACTATGTCCACGCGAAGCGCGCCGCGGAAGAATCCGCACTGGTAGCGGCGAAGCAGCGCGACGTGCTCGTTGTGAACCCCGGGTACCTGTTCGGCCCCGACGATCCCGGGCCGTCGGTGATGGGCGACTTGTGCGTGCGGTTCTGGCGCGGGAACGTGGCCTTCGCCCTGCCCGGCGGCATCAACGCGGTGGACGTGCGCGACGTGGCCGCGGGGCACCTGCTCGCGGCCGAGCGCGGGGCGAGCGGTCGGCGCTACATCCTGGGTGGGGAGAACGTGCGATTCACGCACCTGTTCGCGGCGCTCGCGCGGGCCGGCGGGATGCAGCGCGCGTTTTTGCGGTCGTTCAAGCCGGCGCTGCCGCGGTCGGCGTGGTGGGCGATGGCCGCGCTCGCCGAACTCGGTAGCCGCGTATCGGGAAAAGACCCGCGGCCGTCGTTCGAGTTCGTGCGCATGTTTCAGCGCTGCTGGTTCGTGTCGTCCGCGCGTGCGGAAGCGGAACTCGGCTACCGGGCGCGCCCGCTCAGTGAAACGCTCGCGGACGCCTTCGCGTGGCACGCGGCCCGCACCCGTGTCGCCCCGCGCGGGCTGAACAAACTGTGGCTCCGGCGTTCGTAG